A single genomic interval of Prunus dulcis chromosome 5, ALMONDv2, whole genome shotgun sequence harbors:
- the LOC117628139 gene encoding protein DMR6-LIKE OXYGENASE 2-like, with amino-acid sequence MATATKLLLTDLMSGVNHVPSNYVRPISDRPNLFDVQISDASIPLIDLKDLHGHNHSNIIKQIGLACQTDGFFQVKNHGVPEEMIKDMLSIAREFFKLPESERLKMYSDDPSKTARLSTSFNVRTEKLSNWRDFLRLHCYPLEDYVQEWPNNPPSFREQVGEYCTSVRGLVLRLLGAISESLGLEKNYIVEALGKQGQHMALNYYPPCPEPELTYGLPGHTDCNLITILLQDDVPGLQVLRNGKWVAVNPIPNTFIVNIGDMMQVISNDKYKSVLHRAVVNCNSERISIPTFYCPSPDAVIGPAKDLISHDQPAMYRNFTYAEYFEKFWNRGLATECCLDLFKPN; translated from the exons ATGGCCACAGCAACAAAGCTACTGCTAACAGACCTCATGTCTGGTGTGAACCATGTCCCCTCAAACTACGTTAGGCCCATCTCTGACCGTCCAAATCTCTTTGATGTTCAGATATCAGATGCCTCCATTCCTCTCATTGATCTCAAGGACCTCCATGGCCACAACCACTCTAATATTATCAAACAGATTGGCCTAGCTTGCCAAACTGATGGTTTCTTTCAG GTGAAAAATCATGGGGTGCCAGAGGAAATGATCAAAGACATGTTAAGTATAGCAAGAGAGTTTTTCAAGTTGCCAGAGAGTGAGAGGTTGAAGATGTACTCAGATGACCCTTCAAAGACCGCAAGGCTTTCCACTAGTTTCAATGTCAGGACTGAAAAACTTTCCAACTGGAGGGACTTTCTGAGACTCCATTGCTACCCTCTTGAAGACTATGTCCAAGAATGGCCTAACAATCCCCCATCATTCAG GGAGCAAGTGGGTGAGTATTGCACAAGTGTGAGAGGGTTGGTGCTAAGATTGCTTGGGGCCATATCAGAAAGCTTGGGCTTAGAAAAGAACTATATTGTTGAGGCATTAGGCAAGCAAGGCCAGCATATGGCTTTGAATTACTATCCACCCTGTCCAGAACCAGAGCTTACATATGGATTGCCTGGACATACAGATTGTAACCTAATCACCATccttctccaagatgatgtgcCTGGATTGCAGGTCCTTAGAAATGGCAAGTGGGTTGCTGTCAACCCCATTCCCAACACTTTTATTGTCAATATTGGTGATATGATGCAg GTAATTAGCAATGATAAGTACAAAAGTGTGCTGCACAGAGCTGTGGTTAACTGCAACTCTGAGAGAATATCAATTCCAACCTTCTACTGTCCATCACCTGATGCAGTGATTGGGCCAGCCAAGGACCTGATCAGCCATGATCAACCAGCCATGTACAGGAACTTCACATATGCTGAATACTTTGAGAAATTCTGGAACAGAGGACTTGCAACTGAGTGCTGCTTAGACTTGTTCAAACCCAATTGA
- the LOC117627962 gene encoding mitochondrial import inner membrane translocase subunit TIM13, which translates to MDSFSSPSSGSSATQFNPDAFKDQLKNQLAQAYAEEFLETLRSKCFDKCITKPGSSLGGSESSCISRCMDRYIEATGIISKALFSASPQ; encoded by the exons ATGGATTCGTTTTCATCCCCATCAAGTGGATCTTCTGCAACCCAATTCAACCCTGACGCTTTCAAGGACCAGCTTAAGAACCAACTTGCTCAGGCTTATGCCGAGGAGTTCTTGGAG ACCCTGAGGTCAAAGTGCTTCGACAAGTGCATCACAAAACCAGGATCCAGCCTAGGTGGGAGTGAGAGTAGCTGCATCTCTAGATGTATGGATCGCTATATTGAGGCCACTGGCATCATCAGTAAAGCCCTCTTTAGTGCATCCCCACAATGA